A single region of the Raphanus sativus cultivar WK10039 chromosome 1, ASM80110v3, whole genome shotgun sequence genome encodes:
- the LOC108847753 gene encoding putative F-box protein At3g10240, which produces MEQQPTSGSSIPSDLISDILLRLPAKSVGRFRCVSKLWLSITTDPCFIKTFGTTRPSLLLCSMKGQNLFVTSTPQHFHQSSIRSYSSSQPIHRYPMKLPGEQSYFSCMHSVHGLICMEDLKSRKPFVWNPSMEKLLQLPKPKMSSRNINVFFGYDSVEGKHKVLCLPYREICYVGRVFTLGSEQESWRTVRTNLKHMCCGYAYGRCIKGAIYYLAYIQPENSMVVMSFDVRSEIFHMIELPLGIDYIDYDVLISYDGRLACIGGDDDTRLWILEDADKHNWSFQDFLLPLIEWELNVCWNQDVSFEYKCDRFELKGCTHAGEFIYVPSIVHESSYIIFYDPVRNSCRRLKFEGIVDGEFGNTMHVFPDHIESLMSF; this is translated from the coding sequence ATGGAGCAACAACCGACATCAGGTTCTTCAATTCCTAGCGATCTAATCTCAGACATACTCTTACGTTTGCCTGCCAAATCTGTTGGGAGGTTTCGTTGCGTTTCGAAGCTTTGGTTATCAATCACCACCGATCCATGTTTCATCAAGACGTTTGGAACTACACGGCCAAGTCTTCTACTCTGTTCAATGAAAGGTCAGAATTTGTTTGTTACCTCTACTCCACAGCATTTTCATCAGAGTTCGATCAGGTCATACTCTTCTTCTCAGCCTATTCATCGTTATCCTATGAAACTTCCGGGAGAACAGAGTTACTTCTCTTGTATGCATTCTGTCCACGGTCTCATCTGCATGGAAGATTTAAAATCCAGGAAGCCTTTTGTTTGGAACCCTAGCATGGAGAAATTATTACAGTTACCCAAACCCAAGATGAGCTCGAGAAATATAAACGTGTTTTTTGGATATGATTCAGTAGAAGGTAAACACAAAGTATTGTGCCTGCCCTATAGAGAAATTTGCTACGTCGGCAGAGTTTTTACTTTGGGATCAGAGCAAGAATCATGGAGGACGGTTAGAACAAACTTAAAGCATATGTGTTGTGGCTATGCTTATGGTCGATGTATCAAAGGGGCGATATATTATCTAGCCTATATTCAGCCAGAGAATAGTATGGTTGTAATGAGCTTTGATGTCAGATCTGAAATATTCCATATGATAGAACTACCCTTGGGAATTGATTATATTGACTACGATGTGCTGATATCTTATGATGGGAGATTAGCATGTATTGGTGGAGATGATGATACAAGATTGTGGATTTTGGAGGATGCAGATAAACACAACTGGTCGTTTCAAGACTTTCTCTTACCTTTAATTGAGTGGGAATTGAATGTTTGCTGGAATCAGGATGTATCATTTGAATATAAGTGCGACCGTTTCGAACTAAAAGGTTGCACTCATGCAGGTGAGTTTATTTATGTACCTTCCATTGTTCATGAATCGTCTTATATTATATTCTACGATCCGGTGAGAAACAGTTGTAGAAGACTCAAATTTGAAGGAATCGTGGACGGAGAATTTGGGAACACTATGCATGTCTTCCCGGATCACATTGAAAGTCTTATGTCTTTTTAA